In Choloepus didactylus isolate mChoDid1 chromosome 18, mChoDid1.pri, whole genome shotgun sequence, a single genomic region encodes these proteins:
- the LRRC37A2 gene encoding LOW QUALITY PROTEIN: leucine-rich repeat-containing protein 37A2 (The sequence of the model RefSeq protein was modified relative to this genomic sequence to represent the inferred CDS: substituted 1 base at 1 genomic stop codon) produces the protein MSLLGFLFMLHLLWLLVKAAQPPGSALDSVKLTSDPPGPAETWSLPSPRLPPASPRALTPPPDYLASSAPGHMLARPQDITETLVPLPDTDSALELPARTAQFALPLPDVDGNRTRHEKLPEAGPMLHWLQKEALAMPPQLKSGIHTPGLNQAEDHDSYEILVPPVEDSKNPKQPKFIVSPPNLKKDLAQHRRLAKVVGNSDQLAPKALQDQSYESDLLDPSLDMFYSPDHLPLESLDNLDQLPELPEDTHRSGVLTGQPKPNVEVGQSQTQQDAPVQHPDPPGKTELSPAQQEDPHHPLDTPEENEPPPVQQVAPAQPSKTPTVQPEAPAEPPEPQKEVVDQPPEHLAAQHSNLPITHKHIDLELTIIPEATKVGTSPIEQEAPAQLPEPIEEGEASPVQQEGQAQQPEPSEYADISPSQQEAPAQPPNTSEEVEPSAIQQGASVPLPQPPAHPPEPPKEVELSPNQQGEQAQPPELTGELESSPIQQEAQPHPLEPPEEGKYPPFQQNSTTEPTEHTEELKPPLVQPETTLQPSVPSNEVAAHHEVHDEVTVYPPGLHQPQHLELPNVTVKPVDLELTITPVATTEVGPSTTQQEAPAQPPVPPGESEPAPTKEVEPSSIQQEASAHASEPIEETAPSPSQQEAPAQLPEPPEKVEHSANQQAAQAQSTKPPLEGEPYPVLQEAPVQSQESTNVEPPPPQQESPIQLQEPATEGVVQPPILHEVTVSPPGEAQHLQFSNVTIKPVDLEFTITTEVPGQPPEPPKEFEPSLFQQEVPPQISEPSKDVEPPQVQQQYPAPPIEPFEEVKPSPVQLEAPAQTTQHPGEFESLPVQQETPVQPSEPAVEGVAQSEAQYPVLPSSTVKPVDLELTITPETTTEVEPSAVQQEVGVAQPPEPPKEFEPSPVQQEVQPQISEPSKDVEPSQVQQQFPAPPIEPFEEVKPSPVQLEAPAQTTQHPGEFESLPVQQETTVQPSEPAMEGVAQSEAQYPVLPSSTVKPIDLELTITPETTTEVEPSAVQQEVGVAQPPEPPKEFEPSPVQQEVQPQISEPSKDVEPSQVQQQFPAPPIEPFEEVKPSPVQLEAPAQTTQHPGEFESLPVQQETPVQPSEPAVEGVAQSEAQYPVLPSSTVKPVDLELTVTPETTTEVEPSAVQQEVGVAQLPEPPKEVELSPGQQEAPALPPETTEKVELSPAQVTLVLPPEPSKEVEPSPVQQEATAQPLEPAKEVEPSSVLQEAPGHTPEPTEKEEVFPIKQVSPAQPPEPPQEVIVQPPAYHEETVPPPNQYQTQHSNLSIVTVKPVDLELTITPEPTTEFEQFTAPQETTAPSPELPAVTPPLPDQVEAXPPNLTEVTIKPVDLELTISPEATTEIEQFVALQETTAPFPKLPEVTSPPPNQIQAQHPNLTEVTVQPVDLELTLSTELNTEVGPSTMLEITTQSPEPPKEVIAQLPVYHEVTVPPPSQDQVQHLNLPNVTLKPVEFYSEPTMEVEHAVAQEETTAPSPTHPQVTLPPADQIQSQHPSLTEITVKPGNLELTDTPQPNVEVEPSPMKQVSSTQPPEPPQEVTVQPSEYHEETVPLTSQDQIQHSNLPSATIKPMDQEVTITPEPNPEVEPSPTKQESPTQPPTPRKEVVAQSPIHHVVTVPPSDQDQVQHSNLPNVTHKPVNLEVPIIPEFTMEAEHSTTAPSPRQTKETLPPPDEFWDLQPNLTQVVPQPSVIEHSITQPPRSSEAGTVLPSTPSSVRPSVNYPPEKVLTGLPEQQLQALSAEKMHMSSTVQREQMDFPDYSSEETQKGFPLQGGQTVTADYPLEKKQTGLTVQQEQSPVTSYTLKKVQMSLTAHQQESPIANYTPKKSRMGLATRQKQNVTKTIDICELCTCKDETLSCSGLSPRQRLHRIPVPEPSTYNGTFTILNFQGNSISHIDENTWKAYRWTEKLILSDNYLSELHKDTFEGLLSLQYLDVSCNKIQSIERRTFEPLPFLQFVNLGCNLLTELSFGTFQAWHGMQFLHKFPIICFCKLPQLLSS, from the exons ATGTCCCTACTGGGGTTCCTCTTCATGCTACATCTTCTGTGGCTGCTGGTCAAGGCGGCTCAGCCTCCAGGGTCAGCCCTGGACTCAGTCAAGCTGACCTCCGACCCCCCAGGACCCGCTGAGACCTGGTCTTTGCCCTCCCCCCGTCTCCCACCTGCATCGCCCCGTGCACTTACACCCCCACCCGACTACCTGGCGTCCTCGGCTCCGGGCCACATGTTGGCTCGACCTCAGGACATCACCGAGACTTTGGTTCCACTCCCGGACACGGATTCAGCTCTAGAGCTGCCCGCAAGGACCGCTCAGTTTGCGCTTCCACTTCCGGATGTAGATGGCAACCGAACTCGGCACGAAAAGCTCCCGGAGGCGGGTCCAATGCTACACTGGCTACAGAAGGAGGCCCTAGCCATGCCTCCTCAACTCAAAAGTGGGATTCACACTCCAGGTCTGAATCAAGCTGAAGATCACGATTCATATGAAATACTTGTTCCACCTGTAGAGGACAGTAAGAATCCAAAACAACCTAAGTTTATTGTTTCACCCCCAAACCTGAAGAAAGATCTAGCTCAGCATCGTCGGCTTGCTAAGGTTGTTGGAAATTCAGATCAGTTAGCACCCAAAGCTCTTCAGGACCAATCCTACGAGTCTGATCTTCTAGATCCAAGTCTGGACATGTTCTATTCTCCAGACCACCTACCTTTGGAGTCCCTAGACAACCTGGATCAGCTTCCAGAGCTCCCTGAGGACACTCACAGGTCGGGAGTTTTAACTGGACAACCAAAGCCCAATGTGGAGGTGGGACAATCTCAAACCCAACAAGATGCCCCAGTTCAGCATCCGGACCCCCCTGGGAAAACAGAACTATCTCCAGCCCAGCAGGAGGACCCACATCATCCTTTGGACACCCCTGAGGAGAATGAACCtcctcctgtccagcaggtggccccAGCACAGCCCTCCAAGACCCCTACAGTCCAGCCAGAGGCCCCAGCTGAACCTCCAGAGCCGCAAAAGGAGGTTGTAGATCAACCACCAGAACATCTGGCAGCTCAGCATTCAAACTTGCCCATCACACATAAACATATAGATCTAGAGCTTACCATAATTCCAGAAGCCACTAAGGTTGGAACTTCTCCAATAGAGCAGGAGGCCCCAGCTCAGCTTCCAGAGCCCATTGAAGAGGGTGAGGCTTCTCCAGTCCAGCAGGAAGGCCAAGCACAACAACCAGAGCCCTCTGAATATGCCGACATTTCACCAAGCCAGCAGGAGGCCCCAGCTCAGCCTCCAAACACTTCTGAGGAGGTTGAACCTTCTGCCATCCAGCAGGGGGCCTCAGTTCCACTGCCACAGCCTCCAGCTCATCCTCCAGAGCCTCCTAAGGAGGTTGAACTCTCTCCAAATCAACAGGGGGAGCAAGCTCAGCCTCCAGAGCTTACTGGGGAGTTGGAGTCATCTCCAATCCAGCAGGAGGCACAACCTCACCCTCTAGAACCTCCTGAAGAAGGTAAATATCCACCATTCCAGCAGAATTCCACAACTGAGCCTACAGAGCACACTGAGGAGCTCAAGCCTCCTCTTGTCCAGCCAGAGACCACATTACAGCCTTCAGTGCCCTCTAATGAGGTTGCAGCTCACCATGAAGTGCATGATGAGGTGACAGTTTACCCTCCAGGTCTGCATCAACCTCAGCATTTAGAATTGCCCAATGTTACTGTTAAGCCTGTGGATCTAGAGCTTACAATAACTCCTGTAGCCACTACGGAGGTTGGACCTTCTACAACCCAGCAGGAAGCCCCAGCTCAGCCACCAGTGCCTCCTGGGGAGAGTGAACCTGCCCCCACTAAGGAAGTTGAACCATCTTCAATTCAGCAGGAGGCTTCAGCTCATGCTTCAGAGCCCATTGAGGAGACTGCACCCTCTCCAAGCCAGCAAGAGGCCCCAGCTCAGCTTCCAGAGCCTCCTGAGAAAGTTGAACATTCTGCAAATCAGCAGGCAGCCCAGGCTCAGTCTACAAAGCCCCCATTGGAGGGTGAGCCTTATCCAGTGCTTCAGGAGGCCCCAGTTCAGTCTCAAGAGTCTACCAATGTTGAACCTCCTCCACCCCAACAGGAGTCCCCAATTCAGCTTCAAGAGCCTGCCACAGAGGGTGTTGTTCAGCCTCCCATCCTTCATGAGGTGACAGTTTCTCCCCCAGGTGAAGCTCAGCATCTACAATTCTCCAATGTCACGATTAAACCAGTGGATCTGGAGTTTACCATAACAACAGAGGTGCCAGGTCAGCCTCCAGAGCCCCCTAAGGAGTTTGAACCATCTCTGTTCCAGCAGGAGGTGCCACCTCAGATTTCAGAGCCTTCTAAAGATGTTGAACCTCCACAGGTCCAGCAGCAGTACCCAGCTCCACCTATAGAACCCTTTGAAGAGGTCAAACCTTCTCCAGTCCAGCTGGAGGCTCCAGCTCAGACCACACAGCACCCTGGGGAGTTTGAATCTCTTCCAGTACAGCAGGAGACCCCAGTTCAGCCATCAGAGCCTGCTGTGGAAGGTGTAGCTCAGAGTGAGGCTCAGTATCCAGTATTGCCCAGTTCCACCGTTAAACCTGTAGATCTGGAGCTTACTATAACCCCGGAGACCACCACAGAGGTTGAACCTTCTGCAGTCCAGCAAGAAGTTGGTGTTGCTCAGCCTCCAGAGCCCCCTAAGGAGTTTGAACCATCTCCGGTCCAGCAGGAGGTGCAACCTCAGATTTCAGAGCCCTCTAAAGATGTTGAACCTTCACAGGTCCAGCAGCAGTTCCCAGCTCCACCTATAGAACCCTTTGAAGAGGTCAAACCTTCTCCAGTCCAACTGGAGGCTCCAGCTCAGACCACACAGCACCCTGGGGAGTTTGAATCTCTTCCAGTACAGCAGGAGACCACAGTTCAGCCATCAGAGCCTGCTATGGAAGGTGTAGCTCAGAGTGAGGCTCAGTATCCAGTATTGCCCAGTTCCACAGTTAAACCTATAGATCTGGAGCTTACTATAACCCCAGAGACCACCACAGAGGTTGAACCTTCTGCAGTCCAGCAAGAAGTTGGCGTTGCTCAGCCTCCAGAGCCCCCTAAGGAGTTTGAACCATCTCCGGTCCAGCAGGAGGTGCAACCTCAGATTTCAGAGCCCTCTAAAGATGTTGAACCTTCACAGGTCCAGCAGCAGTTCCCAGCTCCACCTATAGAACCCTTTGAAGAGGTCAAACCTTCTCCAGTCCAGCTGGAGGCTCCAGCTCAGACCACACAGCACCCTGGGGAGTTTGAATCTCTTCCAGTACAGCAGGAGACCCCAGTTCAGCCATCAGAGCCTGCTGTGGAAGGTGTAGCTCAGAGTGAGGCTCAGTATCCAGTATTGCCCAGTTCCACAGTTAAACCTGTAGATCTGGAGCTTACTGTAACCCCGGAGACCACTACAGAGGTTGAACCTTCTGCAGTCCAGCAAGAAGTTGGCGTTGCTCAGCTTCCAGAGCCCCCTAAGGAGGTTGAACTTTCTCCAGGCCAGCAGgaagccccagctctgcctccagaGACCACTGAGAAGGTAGAACTTTCTCCAGCTCAGGTAACCTTAGTTCTACCTCCAGAACCCTCTAAGGAGGTTGAACCTTCTCCAGTGCAGCAGGAGGCAACAGCTCAGCCTCTAGAGCCTGCTAAGGAGGTGGAACCCTCTTCAGTTCTGCAGGAGGCCCCAGGTCACACTCCAGAGCCCACTGAGAAAGAGGAAGTATTTCCCATTAAACAAGTGTCCCCAGCTCAGCCTCCAGAGCCTCCTCAAGAGGTTATAGTTCAACCTCCAGCATATCATGAGGAGACAGTTCCACCTCCAAATCAGTATCAAACTCAGCATTCAAATTTGTCCATTGTCACAGTTAAACCTGTGGACCTGGAGCTTACCATAACTCCGGAACCAACTACAGAGTTTGAACAATTTACTGCTCCACAGGAGACAACGGCTCCATCTCCAGAGCTCCCTGCAGTGACACCTCCACTTCCAGACCAAGTTGAGGCTTAGCCTCCAAACCTGACTGAAGTCACAATTAAACCTGTGGACCTTGAGCTTACCATAAGTCCAGAAGCAACTACAGAGATTGAACAATTTGTTGCTCTACAGGAGACTACAGCTCCATTTCCAAAGCTCCCTGAGGTGACATCTCCACCCCCAAACCAAATTCAGGCTCAGCATCCAAACCTGACTGAAGTCACAGTTCAACCTGTGGACCTGGAGCTCACCCTAAGTACAGAACTCAATACGGAAGTTGGACCTTCAACCATGCTGGAGATCACTACTCAGTCTCCAGAGCCACCTAAGGAGGTTATAGCTCAACTTCCAGTGTATCATGAGGTGACAGTTCCACCCCCAAGTCAGGATCAAGTTCAGCATTtaaacttgcccaatgtcacacttAAACCTGTAGAGTTCTACAGTGAACCCACAATGGAGGTTGAACATGCTGTTGCTCAGGAGGAGACCACAGCTCCTTCTCCAACACACCCTCAGGTGACACTTCCACCTGCAGACCAGATTCAGTCTCAGCATCCAAGCCTGACAGAAATTACAGTTAAACCTGGGAATCTGGAGCTTACTGATACTCCACAACCTAATGTGGAGGTTGAACCTTCTCCAATGAAGCAGGTGTCCTCAACTCAGCCTCCAGAGCCTCCTCAGGAGGTTACAGTTCAACCTTCAGAATATCATGAGGAGACAGTTCCACTTACAAGTCAGGATCAAATTCAGCATTCAAACTTGCCTAGTGCCACAATTAAACCCATGGACCAGGAGGTCACCATAACTCCAGAACCCAATCCGGAGGTTGAACCTTCTCCAACCAAGCAGGAGTCTCCAACTCAGCCTCCAACACCACGTAAGGAAGTTGTAGCTCAATCTCCAATACATCATGTGGTGACAGTTCCACCTTCAGATCAGGATCAAGTTCAGCATTcaaacttgcccaatgtcacacatAAACCTGTAAACCTGGAGGTCCCCATAATTCCAGAATTCACAATGGAGGCTGAACATTCGACTACGGCTCCATCTCCAAGGCAGACCAAGGAAACACTTCCACCACCAGATGAGTTTTGGGATTTGCAACCAAACCTGACTCAAGTCGTACCTCAACCTTCAGTTATAGAGCATTCCATAACTCAGCCCCCAAGGTCATCTGAAGCAGGCACTGTTCTTCCATCTACTCCATCTTCAGTGAGGCCATCTGTAAATTATCCTCCAGAAAAGGTGCTCACAGGCTTACCTGAGCAACAGCTACAGGCTCTCAGTGCAGAAAAGATGCACATGAGTTCAACTGTCCAACGGGAACAGATGGACTTCCCAGATTACtcctcagaagagacacagaagggTTTCCCTTTGCAAGGAGGACAGACTGTCACTGCAGATTACCCACTAGAAAAGAAGCAGACAGGTTTAACTGTGCAACAGGAACAGTCTCCTGTCACAAGTTACACCCTAAAAAAGGTGCAAATGAGTTTAACTGCACATCAGCAAGAGTCTCCTATTGCAAATTACACCCCAAAAAAGTCACGTATGGGTTTAGCTACACGACAGAAACAGAATGTCACCAAGACCATCGACATATGTGAGCTCTGTACCTGCAAAGATGAGACACTGTCCTGTTCTGGTCTGAGCCCACGGCAGAGGCTGCATAGAATCCCTGTGCCAGAGCCCAGCACCTACAATGGCACCTTCACCATCTT aaattttcaaggaaactctATTTCTCACATTGATGAAAATACATGGAAGGCATACCGCTGGACTGAGAAACT